A window of Hydrogenophilus thermoluteolus genomic DNA:
CAAGTAACGCCAACCGCGCCTCGAGCCGTTTCGCGTCGTCGCTGTCCGGCTCACGGAGCGCACGAAAGTGTTCGCTTGCTTCCGCTACGCGCTTCTGATCCAGGAGTAGCGCAATAAGATCGAGCCGCGCCCGGTCGAACGCGGGGTCTTCGGCAAGCCCCTCGAGTAGGAGCCGCTCGGCGGTTGCGGCGTCGCCCGCCTCGCGCGCGGCAACCGCTTGCCGCCAGTTCGGTTCAGCAGGCGAGGGCAGCAACCGTTCGAGCCAACGGCGCACCTCCCGCTCGGGAAGTGCGCCAGTGAATTCATCGACCACCTGGCCGTCACGCAGCGCCTTGACATTGGGAATGCCGCGGACCCCATAGCGCGCGGCCAACGTCGGGTTCTCATCGGAATTGACCTTCGCCAGCAGGAAACGGCCCCCATATTCGGCGGCGAGCCGCTCCAACACCGGCTTCAGCACCCGGCACGGACCGCACCAAGGTGCCCAAAAATCGACGACCACCAACCGACGGTGGGATTCGGCAAGGACCGTCGGTTCGAAATTCGCTTCATTGGCGTCGATCGTCACGGATTGCGTCATCGTCGCCTCCTGCAACAGCATTTTCTGATATTTTTATCTTATCACGGGTGCGCATGTGCAGGAACGGTTGAATCTGCAGCCAAACGAGCCCCAACGCCGGGAGCGCCGCAACCGGTGCCGTGGGGCCAACGGTCAACCACAGCGCGAGCGTCGCTCCGACGACCCCCCAACGCCATTGCAGTCGCCGTTGCCATTGCGCCATGCGCTGCGTCTGGGCGCGCACTTCCGCGCGCAATGCGGCAAATTGCGTCAACCCCCTCGCTACCCGCACATCCGGCAGCGGACCCTGGTCGAAGCGATCGGCGTCGAGCAGCACCAAAACGCGATGAGCGGTATCGTTCTGGTCCGCGTTCGGGGAGACACGCGGTGCTGTTGTCTGGCACAAGACCCACGGTGCCCCCGGCGGTAATTGCTGCACGCGCGGATCACAGACCTCGGACTCGGCCGCCCCAGGCCACCAACCCAGCGCCGACCACGCCGCGCGGGTGGTCGCCGGTACGTCGTCGGCAAGCACCCGCCACACCCCCTCGGGTTCACTGGGTACCGCCGACGTCACCGCAGCGAACGAACCGGCAGGGACGGGCACCACCGCACACGCACCCAGCCATGCCAGCATCTCCGCGTTGGCATCCACGCGCTCGGGTGCGCTGACTCCGTGCGCAACGCCGATCACCCACGCGCCGTTGTGCCGCGCCGCTTCGATGCGCGCGAACCATTGGTCGGAATCGAACGCTCCGCGCCACGCCGCACGCGTCACCCCGGCTGCCCGCAGCGCTTCCGGTTCGCCGGTCGCCACGACCCAAACCCGCCCCCGCCGGTCCGCGCAGCGTGTCAGCCACCCGAATGGCCCCCATTCCGGTTTGCGTTCCCGCGCCACCACGCGCCACTGCGTCAAGGGATCTCGCGCAGAGTCGCCGACCAAAGCACACGTGCTCTGCCACAGGCTAGCGGCAACCGCATCGTTCCCGGTCGGCAGGAGCGTGACGCATCCCGGGCCTGGCGCCAACGTCACCCGCACCGCTTGGGCGAATGGCACCATACCCGTGACCGCCAACGGATTGAGTACCCGCCGCGCCCCGCGCCAGAATTGGAGTTCTGGGGTATGCGGTCTCTCTGGCGCGTCGTGTTCGGGTGACGGTGCCGCTTTGTCACAGCGCACGGTATCGAACGGCAACAGTAATGCGGCGACGCGCCACTGCTCGAACCAAGCGGTGCGCGCCACCGTAATGTGCACCGCGCGACCGAGCGCCGTGACGGCGTGCGGCGTCCGAAACCAGACACCGCGCGTCGCAAAGCGCAACCGCGAAGCGATCGCCCAACCGGAGCGCACCTCGGAATCGAACCACGGGAAGAGAACGAGCGCCAGCACCGCCAGTTGGTGGAGCCAGATCGCAAGTGGCGCTTCACCCACCACCAACACCGCCGACCAACCGGCCACCGCTAGGGCTGGCCAAACCCAACCAGCGCTTTTGTCGGCTTCATCTTCCAGAGCGACCACACCACGGGGATCGATACGGCTGGGACGCACCACGACCGCCCATGCCTGTCCGGAAACCACCTGCGTACTGCGTTGCCACGGTTCGGTCTGCCAGTCGGGTGAGACCGCCAATAGGTGTAACTGCGCTGGAAAAAGGGTGCCCGGTGTCAGCCAAAGAATATCGCCGGGGACCAAATCGGTGGCCGGAACCCGGTGCCACACCCCTTCGCGTAACACCCAGAGATGCCAGGGAACGCGCGTCAGTCGGCGCGCCGCGCAACGCCCCCAGCGCGCCATGCCCCATCCGGCTGCCAACAGGGTTCCTCCCACCAGCAACCAGGCCCAGGCAACCGCAGTCGCTTCTTGCTCGATCGCTGTCGCCACCGCCAGCACGACACACGCAAACGCCAGCGCGAACCGTGGCAGACCTGTGCGGTCCGGACGCGACGCCACAGGAAGCCCTGCCGAAAGATTGCGCCCATGGATACGCTGACGACGTCGGACCTCTTCCCAACTCAACCCGACCGTCGGATCGGTAGCCAACCGTGCCAACAGTGCTTGGGTCTCTGGCGGCAAATGCTTCGGATCAGGGAGGCTATCCGGATCGGAATCGGGAACAAAATCAGAGAACGCCACGAACGTCCTGAGACAAAAGAATCACGCTTTCTGGTTCGCTTGCCACGCGGCCAACAACTGATCGCGGTACGGCGCGAGTTTTTCGATTGGGATTTCGACGACCGGACCACCCAGGGTCGATCCCCGATAGACGCCAACCAATGGCGTTTCCACGTCGGGAAGGTAGATCTGAACCGGCGCATTGGCTTTGAAACGCAGGCTGCGCAACTCCTCGGGGAAAAAGAGCGCACCGTGCGTGATGTTGAGTGCCGCTGCCCCTTCGAACCGCTCGCCGTTACTTTTTTCGGCAACCACTTTGACCGGCACCAACCGCACCTCGTTCACGCGCTTCAACGCGCGCGCCCGAATCCGCTTGTGCAGCTCCTCCTCGGCGAGGAACGGGAGATTGCCGATGCTTGCTTCGACGTCGGCCAGCTCCACGTCGGTGAGATGGGGCGCCGCGGCGACGAGCCGCTCTTTCGGGATCGTTGTGCCGACCGCGCGGCGGGGGCGGGTCAACGCCACTTGGTGCGTCAGCTTCGTGACGCGAACACCCGCACCGGCCAAGCGCTTCCCCACAACGGTCCGCAACCCTTGATGGACGGCGTTCCCCAGAAGACCGTCGAGCGTTTTCGCCAGATCCGCCTCTGGGACCGTTTCGAGCGCCGCCGGAAGTTCCAGCGTCAAGGTATAGGTCAGTTGCAACGTCGCTTTGCTCATCGCGACCACCTTCTATTTTTCGTCATCTTACCACGGGGATGGTTGCCGCGGCCAAAAGCCGAAATAAAACGCTAAAGCAATCGGCAATTTTGCCGTTAGACAGAGCATGCCTTCGACTATACTGTGTTTACCTGTCCGCGCGGTTGGAGCGTCATCATGCGTCATTTGTCGATTTCCGCCAAACTCCTTTCGATCCTCATCGTCGGCGGGCTGCTGGTTGCGACCACCAATGGATTGACCTTGTGGAAAGATTGGCAAAGCGTGCAAACGGCGCAGCGGCAATTTGCCGGACTCGAGTTGCTCACGCGCCTGGGGGACGTCTACCGTCAGGTGCCCATCCTACGCACCTGGTCCGGGGTTACGCTCGCTGCGGACCCCAAGAGTGAACTCCACCAGCACGCGACCCAAAACGCGCAGACGCTCGTGACTGAAATCGACAGCCAATGGAACGCGTTTCGCACCCTTGCCACGCAAGCCCCGCTTTCGCCAACCTTGACCGAACAGATCGCAATGCTCGATCGTTCCTGGCAGGAGATCAAGACCCGCGATGCGGCCGATCGCTTCCAGATGCTGGCGCCGCTCGTCGACGGATTATTGGAAA
This region includes:
- a CDS encoding cation-transporting P-type ATPase, with the translated sequence MAFSDFVPDSDPDSLPDPKHLPPETQALLARLATDPTVGLSWEEVRRRQRIHGRNLSAGLPVASRPDRTGLPRFALAFACVVLAVATAIEQEATAVAWAWLLVGGTLLAAGWGMARWGRCAARRLTRVPWHLWVLREGVWHRVPATDLVPGDILWLTPGTLFPAQLHLLAVSPDWQTEPWQRSTQVVSGQAWAVVVRPSRIDPRGVVALEDEADKSAGWVWPALAVAGWSAVLVVGEAPLAIWLHQLAVLALVLFPWFDSEVRSGWAIASRLRFATRGVWFRTPHAVTALGRAVHITVARTAWFEQWRVAALLLPFDTVRCDKAAPSPEHDAPERPHTPELQFWRGARRVLNPLAVTGMVPFAQAVRVTLAPGPGCVTLLPTGNDAVAASLWQSTCALVGDSARDPLTQWRVVARERKPEWGPFGWLTRCADRRGRVWVVATGEPEALRAAGVTRAAWRGAFDSDQWFARIEAARHNGAWVIGVAHGVSAPERVDANAEMLAWLGACAVVPVPAGSFAAVTSAVPSEPEGVWRVLADDVPATTRAAWSALGWWPGAAESEVCDPRVQQLPPGAPWVLCQTTAPRVSPNADQNDTAHRVLVLLDADRFDQGPLPDVRVARGLTQFAALRAEVRAQTQRMAQWQRRLQWRWGVVGATLALWLTVGPTAPVAALPALGLVWLQIQPFLHMRTRDKIKISENAVAGGDDDAIRDDRRQ
- a CDS encoding tetratricopeptide repeat protein, whose product is MTQSVTIDANEANFEPTVLAESHRRLVVVDFWAPWCGPCRVLKPVLERLAAEYGGRFLLAKVNSDENPTLAARYGVRGIPNVKALRDGQVVDEFTGALPEREVRRWLERLLPSPAEPNWRQAVAAREAGDAATAERLLLEGLAEDPAFDRARLDLIALLLDQKRVAEASEHFRALREPDSDDAKRLEARLALLADGTAESLEALAARVAAFPEDWDSRYRLAKRYAAEGQWQPALEALLAIVARARDWNDGAARKLILQIFDLMRPGDPLLREYRMRLANLLNR